Proteins encoded in a region of the Cardiocondyla obscurior isolate alpha-2009 unplaced genomic scaffold, Cobs3.1 scaffold33_214576_698314, whole genome shotgun sequence genome:
- the LOC139112653 gene encoding uncharacterized protein: MSTPTFVDLQGYPIGRRFVVKEAAVLRGGAVLAHYVFTTPMSWGAVSRDDRRLVTWLVRNHHGIAWEDGDVPYSRAKRLIIRALQNEEDCYDHAIVYVKGLEKRDWLQDMLEEDYYGDDYDDIKFYTDNLIVRNIEEDFENIESLNDLDDSNTFRCRRHCKNCAIQNVFKLYNWWRNHQNDDV, from the coding sequence atgtccacaccaacgttcgtcgatctgcaaggttatcccattggacgacgtttcgtcgtgaaggaagcggcggtgctgcgaggtggtgccgttctcgcgcattacgtctttacgACTCCTATGTCGTGGGGTGCAGTATCGCGAGATGACAGACGTCTCGTTACCTggctggtacgaaatcatcacggtatagcgtgggaagatgGGGACGTTCCATACAGTCGGGCTAAACGCCTGATCATCAGAGCCCTACAGAATGAGGAGgactgctacgatcacgccatcgtatacgttaaaggactagaaaaacgcgattggctgcaagatatgcttgaagaggattactacggcgacgactatgatgatatcaaattctacacagacaatctgatcgtcaggaacatcgaagaggattttgaaaacattgaatcgctcaacgatttggacgattcgaatactttccgctgtagaagacattgcaaaaattgcgccatacaaaatgtatttaaattgtacaattggtggcgtaaccatcaaaatgatgacgtataa